The following proteins are encoded in a genomic region of Cataglyphis hispanica isolate Lineage 1 chromosome 1, ULB_Chis1_1.0, whole genome shotgun sequence:
- the LOC126854776 gene encoding unconventional myosin-XVIIIa-like isoform X4: MFDNVSKCVTGGGSRLVKAKSSPNVSKAALSSARKQNESNQTTTNPAIAPNKSSRLAKPPTTSRISIKTPNDAVNPSRRASTNLDSSKSRLVVSSKPLKRFPNEARPDAAKSVSPAARTDKRKVCKSISSSSTCTILEDRALLKKGLTYTPEKRPVKPEVLQQKSFLDRSVSLSSVSSDNQTSSAISPRWIFSERKPTEKEKKAEASGKGLPLINRSTSLWNVRTTRMDNSQCGKSFGAPARLNSILRPSKIPLPATRSTGLGRSLADLSQVDRAEETICQTMISFELNLDASSNERIYENCRKALDRTSKFNSSRSTSMSNLEERAARLMAQLENDLESKETIVSEDIVDVAPPCRTEIVYEDGETLHNGKNNINSIEKCDSEDGKNNEILRADEKAKRKKAIIFKDINVKLQKSLQKKESVIKESTFNQIKICEKPDEFTKELKISKENLNSIQELRRNWEKQIGEITNQNTGAKTIHTANSGKMTVNLSKATRIGNDIVDDAQEMRKQCIVGKRAKDIEHLVNFFNCKNIDAAKEPPREIPIKLRSVDVPIIDASALKKNESKNGNEYSGYASDGNCSEDSGHISNENEVDWKETMENQSQREINEFKGQQFFRGSRIDRENNSNDVKIFEPTIIHRLAEPEKKKTVINRNCSLMPSDTSSTDNCRHDRCSENGRQIFFRSGTLERLEAQRDEKLTGHIILLQARCRGYLARRRLNTLKLQDLAVRCIQRNVRKLMSVREWPWWRLYVKVAPLLNVHRTEDQLKARTEELELLKAKVERLEQERNHLKHDNDKLEAKLSEMTADFAEEHSTSTLAAERIDAETSERLRLERELQDVTEANKNLQQTTERLEMELLYARAADLNGVASDGEEGEDGGVYRQRYENAIRELEFTKRKMAQQHEDDLEQLVGLKKQLEKKLADAYEEVEEQRQVVGQWKRRVQKLNGEMHDLRLLLEEQTARNNLLEKKQRKFDSETQNLMNDLRQEKAQRERLAREKEIAIAEKFTVEQNLSDARLEIELKEERLRTLTQELEELTFGGKTEEEVAQLKKAKHELEKRAKDQEEELDDLAGQVQLLEQAKLRLEMSIEQQRKEMRKEMQQRDEELEDVRGNAHKKVKALESQLENEHEERTILLREKHELERRLVALEEQDRADRATEAETMQRLKRDLKRTKALLRDAQTMLERSKGDSTGKAALRQLKNQLEDAECARAAAIKAKQALEQELNETQASLEEAMRQRSEAEERANAANRERTELLSQLEENEEELAEVLKKYRAAVQQVTAEQSQLQEAQVQIAALEAERSSLKDQLAELAQRLESVEQLGDPTANSLATRRLEFRAKELESKLELEQTTRARLETQIARLKESVDKLQTESALLRTKEQTAQDAARRLQRSLRDARDEASAAISREQEALRARRDTEKSLEAAEAETKVARDDLRLALQRIDDLQSAIQGELDLDCSEEATSENSDSD, encoded by the exons ATGTTTGATAACGTATCTAAATGCGTGACTGGCGGCGGTTCGCGTTTAGTTAAGGCCAAGAGCAGTCCAAATGTGTCAAAAGCGGCGCTTTCATCCGCCAGAAAGCAGAATGAATCAAACCAGACAACGACGAATCCCGCGATCGCTCCGAACAAATCATCTCGTTTGGCAAAACCACCGACGACCTCGAGGATATCTATCAAGACGCCTAACGATGCGGTTAATCCGTCGCGACGTGCTTCTACTAATTTGGATTCCTCGAAATCTAGACTCGTTGTGTCTTCAAAGCCTCTAAAACGATTCCCGAACGAAGCTCGACCGGATGCGGCAAAATCCGTCTCGCCTGCTGCACGTACCGACAAAAGGAAAGTCTGCAAGTCGATCAGCTCGTCTTCCACATGTACGATATTAGAGGACAGAGCGTTGCTCAAGAAAGGCCTTACTTATACACCCGAGAAGAGGCCGGTAAAACCTGAGGTCTTGCAACAAAAGAGCTTTCTGGATCGTTCGGTCAGTTTAAGCTCCGTGTCCTCGGACAATCAAACGAGTTCCGCGATCAGTCCACGATGGATTTTCTCAGAGAGAAAACCGAcggaaaaggaaaagaaagcgGAAGCATCGGGAAAGGGTCTACCTCTCATTAACAGATCTACTAGTCTATGGAACGTTCGGACCACAAGAATGGATAACAGTCAATGCGGGAAATCTTTCGGCGCGCCCGCGAGATTAAACTCAATCTTGAGGCCGAGTAAGATACCGCTTCCTGCGACTCGATCCACCGGTCTCGGCCGATCTCTCGCCGATCTATCGCAAGTAGATCGCGCCGAAGAGACGATCTGCCAGACAATGATTAGTTTCGAGCTCAATCTCGATGCCTCATCGAACGAGCGTATCTACGAGAATTGTCGTAAGGCTCTAGACCGCACGTCCAAGTTCAACTCTTCGAGATCGACGTCGATGAGCAATCTTGAGGAAAGAGCCGCGCGATTAATGGCGCAATTGGAAAACGATTTAGAGTCCAAAGAGACTATTGTGTCAGAGGACATCGTGGATGTCGCTCCTCCGTGTAGAACGGAAATTGTCTACGAGGATGGAGAGACTTTGCATAacggcaaaaataatattaatagtatagaGAAGTGTGACTCTGAGGATGGCAAgaacaatgaaatattgagAGCTGATGAAaaagcaaagagaaaaaaagcaattatttttaaagatattaatgtaaaattacaaaaaagtttGCAAAAGAAAGAATCTGTTATAAAAGAATCTACATTTAATCAAATCAAAATCTGCGAAAAGCCGGATGAATTTACCAAGGAATTAAAGATAAGCAAGGAGAATCTGAATTCCATTCAAGAGTTGAGGCGCAATTGGGAAAAACAGATTGGAGAAATCACGAATCAAAATACCGGCGCGAAAACCATCCACACTGCAAATTCCGGAAAGATGACCGTCAACCTGTCAAAGGCGACGCGAATTGGAAATGACATCGTTGATGACGCGCAGGAAATGAGGAAGCAATGCATTGTTGGTAAAAGAGCCAAGGATATCGAACATCTGgtgaattttttcaattgcaaAAACATTGACGCCGCCAAGGAGCCTCCGCGAGAAATTCCGATCAAGTTGCGATCTGTGGACGTTCCTATTATCGACGCGTCTGCTTTAAAGAAGAACGAGTCGAAGAACGGGAACGAGTACAGCGGATACGCGTCGGACGGAAACTGTTCGGAAGACAGCGGTCACATAAGCAATGAAAACGAAGTGGATTGGAAGGAAACTATGGAGAATCAAAGtcagagagagataaatgagTTCAAGGGACAGCAGTTCTTTCGGGGCAGCAGGATCGATCGAGAGAACAATAGCAACGATGTAAAGATCTTTGAACCGACGATCATTCACAGATTAGCCGAGCCTGAAAAGAAGAAGACCGTCATTAACCGGAATTGTTCCTTGATGCCCAGCGATACTAGCAGTACCGATAACTGTCGGCATGACAGATGCTCGGAAAATGGACGACAG ATATTCTTCAGATCGGGCACTTTGGAACGATTGGAAGCTCAGAGGGACGAGAAACTCACAGGCCACATCATTCTACTGCAGGCGAGATGCAGAGGCTATCTAGCGCGGCGCAGACTCAATACTTTGAAA TTGCAGGATCTTGCAGTGCGCTGCATCCAAAGAAATGTGAGGAAGCTAATGTCCGTACGAGAATGGCCTTGGTGGAGATTGTACGTGAAAGTCGCGCCCTTGTTGAACGTTCATCGGACCGAAGATCAACTAAAGGCGCGAACG GAAGAGCTCGAGCTTCTCAAGGCAAAAGTGGAACGCTTGGAGCAGGAACGAAATCATCTGAAACATGACAACGACAAATTAGAAGCGAAG CTGAGCGAGATGACCGCAGACTTTGCCGAGGAGCATTCTACGTCGACACTAGCGGCGGAGAGGATCGATGCCGAGACATCGGAGCGTCTACGACTCGAGCGAGAGTTGCAGGATGTAACCGAGGctaataaaaatcttcaacAAACGACCGAACGGCTGGAAATGGAACTGTTATATGCGAGGGCTGCCGATTTGAATGGGGTAGCTTCCGATGGCGAGGAAGGCGAGGACGGCGGTGTTTACAGGCAACGATATGAAAATGCCATTCGAGAACTTGAGTttacgaaaagaaaaatggcACAGCAGCACGAGGACGATCTAGAGCAGCTGGTAGGACTTAAGAAGCAATTGGAGAAGAAG TTGGCCGATGCTTACGAAGAGGTGGAGGAGCAACGACAAGTCGTCGGACAGTGGAAACGACGAGTTCAAAAACTGAATGGTGAGATGCACGATCTCAGATTACTGTTGGAAGAACAGACCGCTAGGAACAATCTCCTTGAGAAGAAGCAGCGCAA GTTCGATTCAGAAACTCAAAACCTGATGAACGACCTTAGGCAAGAGAAAGCACAGCGTGAAAGATtagcgagagagaaggagattgCGATCGCGGAAAAATTCACAGTTGAGCAAAATCTCAGC GACGCAAGACTAGAGATTGAATTAAAGGAGGAGAGACTTCGCACGTTGACTCAAGAATTGGAGGAGCTCACTTTCGGTGGCAAAACGGAAGAGGAAGTCGCGCAGCTGAAGAAAGCAAAACACGAACTAGAGAAACGCGCCAAGGATCAAGAAGAGGAGCTCGATGATTTAGCTGGTCAGGTACAGCTGCTCGAACAGGCAAAACTCAGGCTGGAAATGAGCATCGAACAGCAGCGTAAAGAGATGCGTAAGGAGATGCAACAGCGCGACGAGGAACTGGAAGACGTTCGCGGAAATGCTCACAAAAAAGTTAAGGCCCTCGAGTCGCAGTTAGAAAACGAGCACGAAGAGAGGACAATTCTTTTGAGGGAAAAGCACGAATTGGAACGCCGTTTGGTTGCTTTAGAGGAACAAGATCGAGCCGATCGCGCAACAGAAGCCGAGACTATGCAGAG acTGAAAAGAGACCTGAAGAGGACAAAGGCCTTACTCAGGGATGCGCAGACGATGCTTGAAAGATCCAAAGGCGATTCGACGGGCAAAGCCGCGCTGCGTCAATTGAAAAATCAGTTGGAAGATGCGGAATGCGCTCGAGCAGCGGCTATTAAAGCGAAACAAGCGTTGGAACAGGAATTGAATGAAACGCAAGCGAGTCTAGAGGAGGCTATGCGACAACGTTCCGAGGCAGAGGAGCGGGCTAATGCGGCCAATCGCGAACGCACGGAGTTGCTGTCTCAGTTAGAAGAGAACGAAGAGGAGCTTGCTGAg GTCTTAAAGAAATATCGAGCCGCCGTGCAACAAGTTACCGCGGAGCAAAGCCAATTGCAAGAAGCACAAGTGCAAATTGCCGCACTCGAGGCAGAAAGATCATCGTTGAAGGACCAATTAGCGGAATTGGCGCAACGATTAGAATCAGTGGAGCAACTCGGCGATCCTACGGCAAATAGTCTTGCCACGAGACGCTTGGAATTCCGAGCTAAAGAGCTTGAAAGCAAGCTAGAACTGGAACAAACCACAAGAGCGCGTTTGGAG ACGCAAATAGCACGATTGAAGGAGAGCGTAGATAAATTACAGACAGAATCAGCTTTACTTAGAACGAAAGAACAGACTGCTCAAGACGCGGCAAGACGACTGCAACGATCCTTGCGCGACGCGCGCGACGAAGCCAGCGCGGCAATATCGCGCGAACAGGAGGCCCTACGTGCTCGTCGCGACACAGAGAAATCTTTGGAAGCCGCAGAGGCTGAGACTAAAGTGGCTAGAGACGATCTCAGATTAGCGCTACAGAGGATCGATGACTTGCAGAGCGCAATTCAAGGTGAACTCGATTTGGATTGCAGCGAGGAAGCCACCAGCGAGAATAGTGATAG tGATTGA
- the LOC126854776 gene encoding unconventional myosin-XVIIIa-like isoform X7, giving the protein MFGMLEMCGEICVEIACCYLVLFSCFLFCARYLDGLVETLRRTRVKFVHCLLPQHNAGCTDNKSLLSVKSNQSEDSVINVPLLRSQIRGSQIVNAIRLHKVGFPKHMALGEFRRRFGLLSSDVNARPGSPVTDERRAVEDMLLTVDVDPASYRVGQSQIFFRSGTLERLEAQRDEKLTGHIILLQARCRGYLARRRLNTLKLQDLAVRCIQRNVRKLMSVREWPWWRLYVKVAPLLNVHRTEDQLKARTEELELLKAKVERLEQERNHLKHDNDKLEAKLSEMTADFAEEHSTSTLAAERIDAETSERLRLERELQDVTEANKNLQQTTERLEMELLYARAADLNGVASDGEEGEDGGVYRQRYENAIRELEFTKRKMAQQHEDDLEQLVGLKKQLEKKLADAYEEVEEQRQVVGQWKRRVQKLNGEMHDLRLLLEEQTARNNLLEKKQRKFDSETQNLMNDLRQEKAQRERLAREKEIAIAEKFTVEQNLSDARLEIELKEERLRTLTQELEELTFGGKTEEEVAQLKKAKHELEKRAKDQEEELDDLAGQVQLLEQAKLRLEMSIEQQRKEMRKEMQQRDEELEDVRGNAHKKVKALESQLENEHEERTILLREKHELERRLVALEEQDRADRATEAETMQRLKRDLKRTKALLRDAQTMLERSKGDSTGKAALRQLKNQLEDAECARAAAIKAKQALEQELNETQASLEEAMRQRSEAEERANAANRERTELLSQLEENEEELAEVLKKYRAAVQQVTAEQSQLQEAQVQIAALEAERSSLKDQLAELAQRLESVEQLGDPTANSLATRRLEFRAKELESKLELEQTTRARLETQIARLKESVDKLQTESALLRTKEQTAQDAARRLQRSLRDARDEASAAISREQEALRARRDTEKSLEAAEAETKVARDDLRLALQRIDDLQSAIQGELDLDCSEEATSENSDSD; this is encoded by the exons ATGTTTGGCATGTTGGAAATGTGCGGAGAAATATGTGTTGAGATCGCTTGCTGTTACCTTGTTTTGTtttcatgttttcttttttgcgcTCGTTATCTA GATGGTCTCGTGGAAACATTACGGAGAACACGCGTGAAGTTTGTGCATTGTCTTTTACCTCAGCACAATGCTGGTTGTACCGACAATAAAAGCCTACTCTCCGTGAAATCGAATCAGAGCGAGGACAGTGTCATTAATGTGCCTCTTCTGCGATCGCAG ATTCGCGGAAGCCAGATAGTAAACGCTATTCGTTTACACAAAGTTGGATTTCCGAAGCATATGGCCCTAGGTGAGTTCAGACGTCGATTCGGACTACTGTCGAGTGACGTGAACGCTCGTCCCGGAAGTCCTGTCACCGATGAACGTCGCGCTGTCGAAGACATGCTGCTCACCGTCGATGTCGATCCTGCATCTTATCGAGTTGGTCAAAGCCAG ATATTCTTCAGATCGGGCACTTTGGAACGATTGGAAGCTCAGAGGGACGAGAAACTCACAGGCCACATCATTCTACTGCAGGCGAGATGCAGAGGCTATCTAGCGCGGCGCAGACTCAATACTTTGAAA TTGCAGGATCTTGCAGTGCGCTGCATCCAAAGAAATGTGAGGAAGCTAATGTCCGTACGAGAATGGCCTTGGTGGAGATTGTACGTGAAAGTCGCGCCCTTGTTGAACGTTCATCGGACCGAAGATCAACTAAAGGCGCGAACG GAAGAGCTCGAGCTTCTCAAGGCAAAAGTGGAACGCTTGGAGCAGGAACGAAATCATCTGAAACATGACAACGACAAATTAGAAGCGAAG CTGAGCGAGATGACCGCAGACTTTGCCGAGGAGCATTCTACGTCGACACTAGCGGCGGAGAGGATCGATGCCGAGACATCGGAGCGTCTACGACTCGAGCGAGAGTTGCAGGATGTAACCGAGGctaataaaaatcttcaacAAACGACCGAACGGCTGGAAATGGAACTGTTATATGCGAGGGCTGCCGATTTGAATGGGGTAGCTTCCGATGGCGAGGAAGGCGAGGACGGCGGTGTTTACAGGCAACGATATGAAAATGCCATTCGAGAACTTGAGTttacgaaaagaaaaatggcACAGCAGCACGAGGACGATCTAGAGCAGCTGGTAGGACTTAAGAAGCAATTGGAGAAGAAG TTGGCCGATGCTTACGAAGAGGTGGAGGAGCAACGACAAGTCGTCGGACAGTGGAAACGACGAGTTCAAAAACTGAATGGTGAGATGCACGATCTCAGATTACTGTTGGAAGAACAGACCGCTAGGAACAATCTCCTTGAGAAGAAGCAGCGCAA GTTCGATTCAGAAACTCAAAACCTGATGAACGACCTTAGGCAAGAGAAAGCACAGCGTGAAAGATtagcgagagagaaggagattgCGATCGCGGAAAAATTCACAGTTGAGCAAAATCTCAGC GACGCAAGACTAGAGATTGAATTAAAGGAGGAGAGACTTCGCACGTTGACTCAAGAATTGGAGGAGCTCACTTTCGGTGGCAAAACGGAAGAGGAAGTCGCGCAGCTGAAGAAAGCAAAACACGAACTAGAGAAACGCGCCAAGGATCAAGAAGAGGAGCTCGATGATTTAGCTGGTCAGGTACAGCTGCTCGAACAGGCAAAACTCAGGCTGGAAATGAGCATCGAACAGCAGCGTAAAGAGATGCGTAAGGAGATGCAACAGCGCGACGAGGAACTGGAAGACGTTCGCGGAAATGCTCACAAAAAAGTTAAGGCCCTCGAGTCGCAGTTAGAAAACGAGCACGAAGAGAGGACAATTCTTTTGAGGGAAAAGCACGAATTGGAACGCCGTTTGGTTGCTTTAGAGGAACAAGATCGAGCCGATCGCGCAACAGAAGCCGAGACTATGCAGAG acTGAAAAGAGACCTGAAGAGGACAAAGGCCTTACTCAGGGATGCGCAGACGATGCTTGAAAGATCCAAAGGCGATTCGACGGGCAAAGCCGCGCTGCGTCAATTGAAAAATCAGTTGGAAGATGCGGAATGCGCTCGAGCAGCGGCTATTAAAGCGAAACAAGCGTTGGAACAGGAATTGAATGAAACGCAAGCGAGTCTAGAGGAGGCTATGCGACAACGTTCCGAGGCAGAGGAGCGGGCTAATGCGGCCAATCGCGAACGCACGGAGTTGCTGTCTCAGTTAGAAGAGAACGAAGAGGAGCTTGCTGAg GTCTTAAAGAAATATCGAGCCGCCGTGCAACAAGTTACCGCGGAGCAAAGCCAATTGCAAGAAGCACAAGTGCAAATTGCCGCACTCGAGGCAGAAAGATCATCGTTGAAGGACCAATTAGCGGAATTGGCGCAACGATTAGAATCAGTGGAGCAACTCGGCGATCCTACGGCAAATAGTCTTGCCACGAGACGCTTGGAATTCCGAGCTAAAGAGCTTGAAAGCAAGCTAGAACTGGAACAAACCACAAGAGCGCGTTTGGAG ACGCAAATAGCACGATTGAAGGAGAGCGTAGATAAATTACAGACAGAATCAGCTTTACTTAGAACGAAAGAACAGACTGCTCAAGACGCGGCAAGACGACTGCAACGATCCTTGCGCGACGCGCGCGACGAAGCCAGCGCGGCAATATCGCGCGAACAGGAGGCCCTACGTGCTCGTCGCGACACAGAGAAATCTTTGGAAGCCGCAGAGGCTGAGACTAAAGTGGCTAGAGACGATCTCAGATTAGCGCTACAGAGGATCGATGACTTGCAGAGCGCAATTCAAGGTGAACTCGATTTGGATTGCAGCGAGGAAGCCACCAGCGAGAATAGTGATAG tGATTGA
- the LOC126854776 gene encoding unconventional myosin-XVIIIa-like isoform X6, which translates to MPSVPTMYPDTLSLSHDNWHLNMLETTSSDETIERNDLSGLTNGLPNSPDSTKTIAKRPPLPPHSKRPSSRGHVASNLSFTMRSPSPCSISSSVSYRAKSLSAGMRSPSVTSSRSRSQLSSSNFSTPPRRTYPRESTRLSSMENVLVKEQAPVVFDASLNFVLGCERQRVKQSFRPTASHMEPSTASSYLSSKISQFLKRTDHIMDEWRSLGHKDEIDDETISLPHMRDKPRAIIGRSQSATNIMIRGYQYYSRANSVTKSPSRRSLSRASEDATLSEGMQELSEMTADFAEEHSTSTLAAERIDAETSERLRLERELQDVTEANKNLQQTTERLEMELLYARAADLNGVASDGEEGEDGGVYRQRYENAIRELEFTKRKMAQQHEDDLEQLVGLKKQLEKKLADAYEEVEEQRQVVGQWKRRVQKLNGEMHDLRLLLEEQTARNNLLEKKQRKFDSETQNLMNDLRQEKAQRERLAREKEIAIAEKFTVEQNLSDARLEIELKEERLRTLTQELEELTFGGKTEEEVAQLKKAKHELEKRAKDQEEELDDLAGQVQLLEQAKLRLEMSIEQQRKEMRKEMQQRDEELEDVRGNAHKKVKALESQLENEHEERTILLREKHELERRLVALEEQDRADRATEAETMQRLKRDLKRTKALLRDAQTMLERSKGDSTGKAALRQLKNQLEDAECARAAAIKAKQALEQELNETQASLEEAMRQRSEAEERANAANRERTELLSQLEENEEELAEVLKKYRAAVQQVTAEQSQLQEAQVQIAALEAERSSLKDQLAELAQRLESVEQLGDPTANSLATRRLEFRAKELESKLELEQTTRARLETQIARLKESVDKLQTESALLRTKEQTAQDAARRLQRSLRDARDEASAAISREQEALRARRDTEKSLEAAEAETKVARDDLRLALQRIDDLQSAIQGELDLDCSEEATSENSDSD; encoded by the exons ATGCCCTCCGTGCCGACAATGTATCCGGAtactctttccctttctcacGATAATTGGCATCTGAACATGTTGGAGACCACCAGCTCGGACGAAACAATCGAAAGAAATGATTTGAGCGGTCTGACCAATGGTTTACCAAATTCACCCGATTCCACGAAGACCATAGCGAAGAGACCACCCTTGCCACCGCATTCCAAGAGACCGTCTAGCAGAGGCCATGTCGCTAGCAATTTGAGTTTCACGATGCGAAGTCCTTCTCCTTGCAGCATTTCCTCCAGTGTCTCTTATCGCGCAAAGTCCTTGTCCGCTGGAATGAGATCACCGTCTGTCACTTCCTCGCGAAGTCGCTCTCAACTGAGCTCCTCCAACTTCTCGACTCCGCCACGGAGAACGTATCCTCGCGAGAGCACGCGTTTGTCGTCAATGGAGAATGTTCTGGTCAAGGAACAAGCTCCGGTCGTGTTCGACGCGAGTCTCAACTTTGTTCTGGGTTGCGAACGACAGAGAGTAAAGCAATCCTTTCGACCTACCGCGTCTCACATGGAACCGTCCACCGCCTCGTCGTATCTCTCTTCGAAGATCTCCCAGTTTTTGAAACGTACCGATCATATTATGGACGAGTGGCGGAGCCTCGGTCATAAGGACGAGATAGACGACGAAACGATAAGTTTGCCGCATATGCGAGATAAGCCTCGTGCCATAATCGGAAGAAGTCAGAGCGCTACGAATATAATGATACGCGGTTATCAGTATTATAGCAGAGCGAACAGCGTAACAAAGAGTCCGTCGAGGCGCTCCTTGTCTCGCGCTTCGGAGGACGCCACTTTATCGGAGGGAATGCAGGAG CTGAGCGAGATGACCGCAGACTTTGCCGAGGAGCATTCTACGTCGACACTAGCGGCGGAGAGGATCGATGCCGAGACATCGGAGCGTCTACGACTCGAGCGAGAGTTGCAGGATGTAACCGAGGctaataaaaatcttcaacAAACGACCGAACGGCTGGAAATGGAACTGTTATATGCGAGGGCTGCCGATTTGAATGGGGTAGCTTCCGATGGCGAGGAAGGCGAGGACGGCGGTGTTTACAGGCAACGATATGAAAATGCCATTCGAGAACTTGAGTttacgaaaagaaaaatggcACAGCAGCACGAGGACGATCTAGAGCAGCTGGTAGGACTTAAGAAGCAATTGGAGAAGAAG TTGGCCGATGCTTACGAAGAGGTGGAGGAGCAACGACAAGTCGTCGGACAGTGGAAACGACGAGTTCAAAAACTGAATGGTGAGATGCACGATCTCAGATTACTGTTGGAAGAACAGACCGCTAGGAACAATCTCCTTGAGAAGAAGCAGCGCAA GTTCGATTCAGAAACTCAAAACCTGATGAACGACCTTAGGCAAGAGAAAGCACAGCGTGAAAGATtagcgagagagaaggagattgCGATCGCGGAAAAATTCACAGTTGAGCAAAATCTCAGC GACGCAAGACTAGAGATTGAATTAAAGGAGGAGAGACTTCGCACGTTGACTCAAGAATTGGAGGAGCTCACTTTCGGTGGCAAAACGGAAGAGGAAGTCGCGCAGCTGAAGAAAGCAAAACACGAACTAGAGAAACGCGCCAAGGATCAAGAAGAGGAGCTCGATGATTTAGCTGGTCAGGTACAGCTGCTCGAACAGGCAAAACTCAGGCTGGAAATGAGCATCGAACAGCAGCGTAAAGAGATGCGTAAGGAGATGCAACAGCGCGACGAGGAACTGGAAGACGTTCGCGGAAATGCTCACAAAAAAGTTAAGGCCCTCGAGTCGCAGTTAGAAAACGAGCACGAAGAGAGGACAATTCTTTTGAGGGAAAAGCACGAATTGGAACGCCGTTTGGTTGCTTTAGAGGAACAAGATCGAGCCGATCGCGCAACAGAAGCCGAGACTATGCAGAG acTGAAAAGAGACCTGAAGAGGACAAAGGCCTTACTCAGGGATGCGCAGACGATGCTTGAAAGATCCAAAGGCGATTCGACGGGCAAAGCCGCGCTGCGTCAATTGAAAAATCAGTTGGAAGATGCGGAATGCGCTCGAGCAGCGGCTATTAAAGCGAAACAAGCGTTGGAACAGGAATTGAATGAAACGCAAGCGAGTCTAGAGGAGGCTATGCGACAACGTTCCGAGGCAGAGGAGCGGGCTAATGCGGCCAATCGCGAACGCACGGAGTTGCTGTCTCAGTTAGAAGAGAACGAAGAGGAGCTTGCTGAg GTCTTAAAGAAATATCGAGCCGCCGTGCAACAAGTTACCGCGGAGCAAAGCCAATTGCAAGAAGCACAAGTGCAAATTGCCGCACTCGAGGCAGAAAGATCATCGTTGAAGGACCAATTAGCGGAATTGGCGCAACGATTAGAATCAGTGGAGCAACTCGGCGATCCTACGGCAAATAGTCTTGCCACGAGACGCTTGGAATTCCGAGCTAAAGAGCTTGAAAGCAAGCTAGAACTGGAACAAACCACAAGAGCGCGTTTGGAG ACGCAAATAGCACGATTGAAGGAGAGCGTAGATAAATTACAGACAGAATCAGCTTTACTTAGAACGAAAGAACAGACTGCTCAAGACGCGGCAAGACGACTGCAACGATCCTTGCGCGACGCGCGCGACGAAGCCAGCGCGGCAATATCGCGCGAACAGGAGGCCCTACGTGCTCGTCGCGACACAGAGAAATCTTTGGAAGCCGCAGAGGCTGAGACTAAAGTGGCTAGAGACGATCTCAGATTAGCGCTACAGAGGATCGATGACTTGCAGAGCGCAATTCAAGGTGAACTCGATTTGGATTGCAGCGAGGAAGCCACCAGCGAGAATAGTGATAG tGATTGA